The following are encoded in a window of Thermodesulfobacteriota bacterium genomic DNA:
- the nuoE gene encoding NADH-quinone oxidoreductase subunit NuoE, with translation MPFSESLNKRLNTIISKHENKQSALIAVLREIQNEYQYLSAESMEEAAKLLEISPSSVQNVATFYTMFFTEPAGKHVVWVCRTLSCALRGAEHIEHYMCDKLGVKTGETTADGKITLMEAECLASCGTAPVMLVDNKLEENLTRERVDQVIKELGEE, from the coding sequence ATGCCCTTTTCTGAATCGCTAAATAAACGACTAAACACCATAATTTCTAAACATGAGAACAAGCAATCAGCCTTAATTGCAGTATTAAGGGAAATACAGAACGAGTATCAATACTTATCAGCGGAATCTATGGAAGAGGCAGCTAAATTACTCGAGATTAGCCCTTCTAGTGTTCAAAATGTAGCAACTTTCTACACTATGTTCTTCACTGAGCCTGCCGGAAAGCACGTGGTCTGGGTATGCAGAACACTATCATGTGCGCTAAGGGGAGCTGAGCACATAGAGCATTATATGTGTGATAAGCTCGGCGTTAAAACTGGTGAAACTACTGCAGATGGCAAAATCACACTTATGGAAGCTGAGTGCCTTGCGTCATGCGGGACGGCTCCTGTGATGCTGGTTGATAATAAGCTTGAAGAGAACCTAACTAGAGAAAGAGTAGATCAGGTTATAAAAGAGCTTGGAGAAGAATAA
- a CDS encoding TerB family tellurite resistance protein has product MLGVIKNILDGSNKAQSPEEKQQKIKIATCAILLEAATADSNFSSEEQTKIIEILKTRFQMNDESVKELIDKSQSEIKEATDMWYFTNMINQNLDNEEKYELMQEVWEVIYSDGTLDKFENYIAHKLLSMLNLDHSRFIELKMKVKNEVSA; this is encoded by the coding sequence ATGCTAGGAGTAATAAAGAACATATTAGATGGCTCAAATAAAGCGCAAAGTCCAGAGGAAAAACAGCAAAAGATAAAAATTGCTACATGTGCTATTTTGCTTGAGGCGGCCACAGCGGACTCTAATTTTTCTTCAGAAGAACAAACAAAGATCATTGAAATTTTAAAAACGAGATTTCAGATGAATGATGAATCCGTGAAGGAGCTCATAGATAAATCGCAGTCAGAGATAAAAGAAGCGACAGATATGTGGTACTTCACTAATATGATTAATCAGAATCTTGATAATGAAGAAAAGTATGAGCTTATGCAAGAAGTATGGGAGGTCATATATTCTGACGGCACCCTTGATAAGTTTGAGAATTACATAGCTCACAAACTTTTAAGTATGCTGAACCTTGACCACTCAAGGTTTATAGAGCTAAAAATGAAAGTGAAAAATGAAGTAAGTGCTTAG
- the fadI gene encoding acetyl-CoA C-acyltransferase FadI, whose product MIQASGEKRVAIVQGLRTPFIKTGTLFKELSSLELGKIVTVELLNRTEIDLKDIDKVIFGTVLPSIKTSNLAREIALGSGVPPSAPAFTATSACASATQAFTNAVESILAGDSEVVICGGVESISDFPVLFSKKFKSMLFDSSKGKNIIQKAKPFLKMGVGDIAPDVPAIAERSTGLTMGESAEIMARQNQISRIDQDEFALRSHTLASKAQAEEIFRKEIIKTFVPPDFDDLIATDNTVRNELTIEDLTVLKPAFDKEYGTVTSGNSAPLSDGACAILLMTEQRAKALGYKPLGYVRSYAYSAVDPKDQLLMGPSYSTPVCLDKAGLGLKDMDLIEIHEAFSAQVLSNLNAFSSRIFAEEKLSRPKSLGEVDMEKVNVTGGSIAVGHPFGATGGRIILTLLHALQRRQANFGLATLCAAGGLGASIVLERE is encoded by the coding sequence GTGATTCAAGCTAGCGGTGAGAAAAGAGTTGCAATTGTTCAAGGACTAAGAACGCCGTTTATTAAAACTGGGACACTATTTAAAGAGCTTTCCTCTTTAGAGCTCGGAAAAATAGTAACTGTAGAGTTGCTAAATAGAACTGAGATTGATCTCAAGGATATAGACAAAGTAATTTTCGGTACTGTTCTTCCATCGATTAAGACTTCAAATCTTGCAAGAGAGATCGCTCTGGGCTCAGGCGTGCCTCCGAGCGCTCCGGCGTTTACTGCCACAAGTGCCTGCGCGTCAGCAACCCAGGCTTTTACAAACGCTGTAGAGAGCATTTTAGCCGGCGACTCTGAAGTAGTAATCTGCGGCGGGGTAGAATCAATCTCTGACTTTCCTGTACTTTTTTCAAAAAAGTTTAAAAGCATGCTCTTTGATTCATCAAAGGGCAAAAACATAATACAAAAAGCAAAACCATTTTTGAAAATGGGTGTAGGAGACATTGCCCCGGATGTTCCGGCAATCGCTGAGCGTTCAACTGGTCTCACAATGGGTGAATCCGCTGAGATAATGGCCCGGCAAAATCAGATCTCAAGAATAGATCAGGATGAATTTGCCCTTAGAAGTCACACTCTTGCATCAAAAGCACAAGCTGAGGAGATATTCAGAAAAGAAATTATAAAAACTTTCGTGCCTCCAGATTTTGATGACCTAATAGCTACTGACAACACGGTTAGAAATGAGCTGACTATTGAAGACTTGACCGTACTCAAGCCAGCCTTTGACAAGGAATACGGCACAGTAACTTCAGGTAACTCAGCCCCTCTTTCTGACGGGGCCTGTGCAATTTTGTTGATGACAGAGCAAAGGGCAAAAGCCCTTGGATATAAGCCGCTGGGCTATGTGCGTTCCTATGCATACTCTGCGGTCGATCCTAAAGACCAACTTCTAATGGGCCCTTCGTACTCAACTCCCGTTTGTTTGGATAAGGCCGGACTTGGACTTAAAGATATGGACCTTATCGAAATACATGAGGCTTTTTCCGCGCAAGTGCTCTCAAATCTAAATGCATTTTCATCACGCATTTTTGCAGAGGAAAAACTCTCAAGACCTAAGTCGCTTGGAGAGGTTGATATGGAAAAAGTAAATGTCACCGGGGGATCAATCGCGGTAGGTCACCCGTTCGGAGCAACAGGAGGAAGAATCATTCTTACGCTTCTACATGCTCTTCAAAGGCGTCAAGCAAATTTCGGGCTTGCCACTTTATGCGCCGCCGGAGGGCTTGGAGCTTCAATTGTTTTAGAGAGAGAATAA